Proteins encoded in a region of the Vicia villosa cultivar HV-30 ecotype Madison, WI linkage group LG5, Vvil1.0, whole genome shotgun sequence genome:
- the LOC131608125 gene encoding protein SMALL AUXIN UP-REGULATED RNA 51-like, with product MAGTMKKVDKIRQIVRLKQLMTRWKHLSLRRHSLRPEPEEPCVTPRRQPPSGFLFVYVGSERHRFAIPARFLNFPVFAGLLDVTEEEFGLRGNGGLVLPCNVEFFTEIVKRLHRNEQKYGKLTLEEFVTLFADVAVEGCKEMENVVVLSPLLQNGLV from the coding sequence ATGGCAGGAACAATGAAAAAAGTTGACAAGATTCGCCAAATCGTTCGCTTGAAACAGCTCATGACACGGTGGAAACACCTCAGTCTCCGTCGCCATTCTCTCCGTCCAGAGCCAGAAGAGCCCTGCGTCACTCCCCGACGACAACCGCCGTCCGGCTTCCTCTTCGTCTACGTCGGATCGGAACGGCACCGTTTCGCCATCCCCGCTCGGTTTCTCAACTTCCCCGTTTTCGCCGGTCTTCTCGATGTGACTGAAGAGGAGTTCGGGCTACGAGGTAACGGCGGCTTGGTTCTTCCGTGCAACGTGGAGTTTTTCACGGAAATCGTTAAGCGGCTTCATAGGAACGAACAGAAGTATGGGAAACTGACTCTGGAGGAGTTTGTTACATTGTTTGCTGACGTGGCGGTTGAGGGTTGTAAGGAGATGGAAAACGTCGTCGTTTTGAGTCCGTTGTTGCAAAACGGTTTGGTTTAG